In Vitis riparia cultivar Riparia Gloire de Montpellier isolate 1030 unplaced genomic scaffold, EGFV_Vit.rip_1.0 scaffold786_pilon_pilon, whole genome shotgun sequence, one genomic interval encodes:
- the LOC117910610 gene encoding receptor-like protein 7, with amino-acid sequence MRILVLLWLFFLPLCSVLFGIDIALVSGECLGGSRLCLEDERSLLLQLKNSLKFKSNVSVKLVTWNESVGCCSWGGVAWDSNGHVVALDLSSELISGGFNSSSSLFSLRHLQRLNLANNSFNSSQIPSGFDKLGDLTYLNLSDGGFSGQIPIEISHLTRLATIDLSSIYYLTGIPKLKLENPNLRMLVQNLKELRELHLNGVNISAQGKEWCQALSSSVPNLQVLSLSSCHLSGPIHSSLEKLQSISRIRLDDNNFTAPVPEFLGNFSNLTQLKLSSCGLKGTFPEKIFQVPTLQILDLSNNRLLEGSLPEFPLNGSLDSLLLTDTNFSGKVPDSIGNLKRLTRIELARCNFSGPIPNSMANLTQLVYMDLSGNAFSGPVPSFSLSKNLTRIDLSHNHLAGQILSSHRYGLENLVTLDLHNNSLNGSLPMHLFSLSSLQKIQLSNNQFSGPFSEFEVKSFSVLDTLDLSSNNLEGPIPVSIFDLQCLHILDLSSNKFNDTVLLSTFQKLGNLNTLSLSYNNLSINSSVGNPTLPLPLNLTTLKLASCKLRTLPDLSTQSRLTHLDLSDNQIPGSIPNWIWKIGNGSLLHLNLSHNLLEDLQETFSNFTPSLSILDLHSNQLHGQIPTPPQFSIYVDYSDNSFNASIPDDIGIYIFFTLFFSLSKNNITGVIPESICNASYLQVLDFSDNNLSGKIPSCLIEYGTLGVLNLRRNNFSGAIPGKFPVNCLLQTLDLSRNSIEGKIPGSLANCTALEVLNLGNNQMNDTFPCLLKNITTLRVLVLRGNNFQGSIGCPKSNSTWAMLQIVDLAFNNFSGKLPATCFSTWTAMMAGENEVQSKLKHLQFRVLQFSQLYYQDAVTVTSKGLEMELVKVLTLYTSIDLSCNNFQGDIPEVMGNFTSLYVLNLSHNGFTGHIPSSIGNLRQLESLDLSRNRLSGEIPTQLAKLNFLSVLNLSFNQLVGRIPAGNQMQTFSETSYEGNKLCGWPLNISCTDPPPSEDKRFQDKRFQNKEKFDWEFIITGLGFGVGAGIIVAPLIFWKKGRKWLDECVDRFVLLILPIVRLLYTNYGRVEAEEAFGIELTDITGGYEDSDEEKDEIEFGSFDVRFCVFCTKLDIGMKKPIHDPNCSCHDSPPILSSSSSSSSSSSQI; translated from the coding sequence ATGAGAATTCTAGTCTTGTTGTGGCTCTTCTTCTTGCCCTTGTGCTCAGTCTTGTTTGGGATCGATATCGCTTTGGTGTCCGGTGAATGTCTTGGTGGTTCGAGGCTGTGTCTGGAGGATGAGAGGTCGTTGTTGCTGCAGCTGAAGAACAGCCTCAAATTCAAATCTAATGTGTCGGTGAAACTAGTGACGTGGAATGAAAGTGTGGGTTGCTGTTCTTGGGGAGGTGTAGCCTGGGACTCCAATGGTCATGTTGTCGCTCTTGATCTGAGTAGCGAATTGATTTCTGGGGGATTCAATAGTTCCAGTAGTCTTTTTAGTCTACGACATCTCCAGCGCTTGAATTTGGCTAACAACAGCTTCAATTCTTCTCAAATTCCATCTGGATTCGATAAGCTTGGTGATTTGACTTACCTGAATTTGTCGGATGGTGGCTTTTCTGGGCAGATTCCGATTGAGATTTCCCACTTGACAAGGTTGGCTACTATCGATCTGTCTAGCATTTATTACCTCACTGGTATCCCTAAGCTGAAACTTGAGAACCCAAACCTGAGAATGTTGGTTCAGAACCTCAAGGAGCTAAGAGAACTCCATCTTAACGGTGTAAACATATCGGCCCAGGGAAAGGAGTGGTGCCAGGCCTTATCATCTTCAGTGCCGAATCTCCAAGTGCTGAGCTTGTCCAGCTGTCATCTTTCAGGCCCTATCCATTCTTCCTTGGAGAAGCTTCAGTCTATCTCAAGGATTCGTCTGGATGACAACAATTTCACTGCACCAGTTCCAGAATTCCTAGGAAACTTCTCAAATTTGACACAATTGAAGCTTAGTTCTTGTGGATTAAAGGGAACATTTCCAGAAAAGATCTTTCAGGTACCAACCCTCCAGATTCTTGATTTGTCAAACAACAGGTTACTTGAGGGTTCTTTGCCAGAATTCCCTCTGAATGGATCTCTAGATAGCTTGCTGCTCACTGATACAAACTTTTCAGGGAAAGTACCTGACTCCATAGGCAATCTCAAGAGGTTGACTAGGATAGAGCTTGCACGTTGCAATTTCAGTGGGCCAATCCCAAACTCCATGGCCAACCTTACTCAACTGGTTTACATGGACTTGTCTGGGAATGCGTTTTCTGGTCCAGTCCCATCTTTTAGTTTGTCCAAGAATCTAACCCGAATAGACCTTTCTCATAATCATTTAGCAGGTCAGATTCTTTCCTCTCACAGGTATGGTCTTGAGAATCTAGTGACTCTTGACTTACATAACAATTCACTGAATGGAAGTCTCCCAATGCACCTGTTTTCCCTCTCATCACTGCAGAAGATACAACTAAGCAACAACCAATTTTCTGGTCCCTTCAGTGAATTTGAAGTCAAGTCTTTTTCTGTATTGGACACCCTTGATTTGAGTAGCAACAATCTGGAAGGGCCAATACCTGTATCCATCTTTGATCTCCAGTGTCTTCACATCCTTGATCTTTCTTCCAACAAATTCAATGACACTGTTTTACTAAGCACCTTTCAGAAACTTGGAAATCTTAACACTCTTAGTCTGTCATACAACAACTTGTCCATCAATTCAAGTGTTGGTAATCCCACTTTGCCCCTGCCGTTGAATCTTACCACATTAAAATTGGCTTCTTGCAAGCTCAGAACATTACCTGATCTTAGCACCCAGTCAAGATTGACACATTTAGACCTTTCCGATAACCAAATTCCCGGGAGCATACCTAATTGGATTTGGAAGATTGGTAATGGATCTCTTTTGCATTTGAATCTCTCTCATAATTTACTGGAGGATCTGCAGGAAACTTTCTCTAATTTTACTCCTTCTCTGTCCATCCTTGACCTACATTCCAACCAGCTCCATGGCCAAATCCCCACTCCTCCCCAATTTTCCATCTATGTGGATTACTCAGACAACAGTTTCAACGCTTCCATCCCAGATGATATTGGTATTTACATTTTCTTCACTCTTTTCTTCTCGCTTTCAAAGAATAACATCACTGGAGTTATTCCTGAATCAATATGCAATGCCAGTTACCTGCAAGTTCTTGACTTCTCTGACAACAATTTGAGTGGCAAAATACCTTCATGTTTAATTGAGTATGGGACTCTTGGGGTGCTGAATCTACGGAGAAACAATTTTAGTGGTGCTATACCTGGCAAATTTCCAGTCAACTGTCTTTTACAGACTCTTGATCTCAGTAGGAATAGTATAGAAGGAAAAATTCCCGGGTCTCTGGCGAACTGCACAGCATTAGAGGTTTTAAACCTTGGGAACAATCAGATGAATGATACCTTTCCTTGCTTGTTGAAGAACATAACCACTTTGCGAGTCCTTGTTCTGCGAGGCAACAACTTCCAAGGATCCATTGGATGTCCCAAGAGCAATTCGACCTGGGCAATGCTTCAGATTGTTGACCTAGCTTTCAACAATTTCAGTGGTAAATTGCCAGCAACATGCTTCTCGACCTGGACAGCAATGATGGCTGGTGAAAATGAAGTCCAATCCAAGCTCAAACACCTGCAATTTAGGGTTCTACAATTCAGTCAATTGTACTATCAGGATGCTGTAACAGTTACCAGCAAAGGTCTAGAAATGGAGTTGGTGAAGGTCCTAACTCTCTACACCTCTATTGACTTGTCGTGCAACAATTTTCAAGGGGACATACCAGAAGTGATGGGGAACTTCACATCGCTCTATGTTCTCAACTTATCGCATAATGGTTTCACGGGCCATATCCCATCGTCAATAGGGAATCTGCGACAACTTGAGTCATTAGACCTCTCGCGAAACAGGCTGAGTGGAGAGATACCCACACAGCTTGCGAAACTAAATTTCCTTTCAGTCCTGAACCTCTCATTCAATCAATTGGTGGGAAGGATCCCAGCAGGTAATCAAATGCAAACATTTTCAGAAACTTCTTATGAAGGGAATAAACTGTGTGGGTGGCCTCTGAATATAAGTTGCACTGATCCACCACCATCTGAAGACAAAAGATTTCAAGACAAAAGATTTCAAAACAAGGAAAAATTTGATTGGGAGTTCATAATCACTGGATTGGGATTTGGGGTAGGAGCAGGAATAATTGTTGCGCCCCTAATCTTTTGGAAGAAGGGGAGGAAGTGGTTAGATGAATGCGTCGATAGATTTGTGTTGCTGATCCTTCCCATTGTGCGACTGCTTTACACCAACTATGGGAGGGTTGAGGCAGAGGAAGCATTTGGAATAGAGCTCACAGACATCACCGGAGGCTACGAGGATTCTGatgaagagaaggatgagatTGAGTTTGGATCATTTGACGTTCGATTTTGCGTGTTCTGTACAAAGCTTGACATTGGTATGAAGAAACCAATACACGACCCTAATTGCAGTTGCCACGACTCACCACCCATTTTGTCTTCATCctcctcttcatcatcatcttcttcccAGATATAG